A genomic stretch from Helianthus annuus cultivar XRQ/B chromosome 1, HanXRQr2.0-SUNRISE, whole genome shotgun sequence includes:
- the LOC110884151 gene encoding B3 domain-containing protein REM10-like isoform X2 produces the protein MIYYFTWSPLAQTSSIYPSTARNLPAAMTDPPNHFFKFIPPGFKFNLSIPKSFLTKLDGWRGKKAILRRGCHNWAVHIGDGGVFGDGWSKFVVENGVQEFDIIVFKHQGNMVFDFLVFDPSACERQYPNLPKEVEVSLPQSSDSLHTHERSKILKKRKRADYSSQSKDERLRLDDDSCFVTVMTPYNITSSRLSVPLKFARSNGLTTKRMRTQIVLVDEAKRTCPAELHIRTDQIRLTGWHKLMIKNGLKVGDACMFKLVEEGEVPVFNFYNLGKKRTNNYIPVKEESSSRIKKMDNASCDNHPYFILSMKSYSREAGLYLPIEFSISSGLDIGEMILRDDEGRSWKTQLRKSGEKYLCFNRGFRAFWDVNGLKVGEEYKFVLVENEKGKPPVMNVSYLGKKNTNNHVQVTKESKPTIKIKKTTGSSLGNHPYFILTMRPSYRECGLYLPVEFSKTNGLKVGEMILIDAKGGSWKIQLKKKGEKYLSFGRGFRDFWDANGLEVGDDYKFVLDEKEKGKPPIMIVSYLGKKNTNNHVQVKKESKPTIKIQKTTGSSLGNRPYFILTMRLSIRECGL, from the exons atgatATATTACTTTACGTGGTCTCCATTGGCTCAAACAAGTAGCATCTATCCATCTACAGCTCGAAATCTACCAG CAGCCATGACTGATCCTCCAAATCACTTCTTCAAGTTCATTCCACCAGGCTTCAAGTTTAACCTT TCGATTCCAAAATCTTTTTTGACGAAGTTAGACGGATGGAGAGGCAAGAAAGCAATACTGAGACGAGGGTGTCACAATTGGGCCGTGCACATTGGCGACGGAGGGGTTTTTGGTGACGGTTGGAGTAAGTTTGTGGTGGAGAATGGAGTGCAAGAGTTTGACATTATTGTGTTCAAACATCAAGGAAACATGGTGTTTGACTTTTTAGTGTTTGACCCATCTGCATGTGAAAGACAATATCCAAATTTACCTAAAGAAGTAGAAGTCTCTCTCCCACAATCTTCTGATTCACTTCACACACATG AGAGGTCAAAGATTCTCAAAAAGCGCAAGAGGGCTGACTATTCGTCTCAAAGCAAAGATGAACGTCTTCGACTCGATGACGATAGCTGTTTTGTGACTGTAATGACACCTTATAATATCACAAGCTCAAGATTG AGTGTTCCGTTGAAATTCGCTAGATCAAATGgattaactaccaaaagaatgcgtacacaaatagttctagtggacgaagccaAGAGAACTTGCCCAGCAGAACTCCATATCAGGACTGATCAAATTCGTTTAACCGGTTGGCATAAACTCATGATAAAAAACGGCTTAAAAGTTGGGGATGCGTGTATGTTTAAGCTCGTAGAGGAAGGAGAAGTGCCCGTTTTTAATTTCTATA ACCTAGGGAAGAAGCGCACCAACAACTATATTCCAGTAAAGGAGGAGAGTAGTTCAAGGATAAAGAAGATGGACAATGCGAGTTGCGACaatcatccttactttatttTATCTATGAAGTCTTATTCTAGAGAGGCGGGTCTG TATCTTCCCATTGAATTTTCAATATCAAGTGGTTTAGATATAGGAGAAATGATCCTCAGAGACGATGAAGGTAGATCATGGAAAACTCAGCTCAGGAAAAGTGGTGAAAAATATTTGTGTTTTAATCGTGGTTTTAGAGCTTTCTGGGATGTGAATGGATTAAAGGTTGGTGAGGAGTACAAGTTTGTGCTAGTTGAGAACGAGAAGGGAAAACCTCCCGTCATGAACGTTTCTT ATCTAGGAAAGAAGAACACCAATAACCACGTTCAAGTAACGAAGGAGAGTAAACCAACGATAAAGATAAAGAAGACGACTGGCTCGAGTCTCGGCaatcatccttactttatttTAACTATGAGGCCTTCTTATAGAGAGTGTGGTCTG TATCTTCCCGTTGAATTTTCGAAAACAAATGGTTTAAAAGTAGGAGAAATGATCCTTATAGATGCTAAAGGTGGATCATGGAAAATTCAGCTTAAGAAAAAAGGTGAAAAATATTTAAGTTTTGGTCGTGGTTTTAGAGATTTCTGGGATGCGAATGGATTAGAGGTTGGTGATGACTACAAGTTTGTGCTCGACGAGAAGGAGAAGGGCAAGCCTCCCATCATGATTGTTTCTT ATCTAGGAAAGAAGAACACCAACAACCACGTTCAAGTAAAGAAGGAGAGTAAACCTACGATAAAGatacagaagacgactggctcgAGTCTCGGCAATCGTCCTTACTTTATTTTAACTATGAGGCTTTCTATTAGAGAGTGTGGTCTG TAG
- the LOC110941020 gene encoding B3 domain-containing protein REM-like 1 produces the protein MNVSYLGKKNTNNHVQVKKESKPTIKIKKTTGSSLGNHPYFILTMRPSYRECGLYLPVEFSKSNGLKVGEMILIGDKGGSWKIRLKKKGEKYLSFGRGFRDFWDANGLEVGDDYKFVLVEKEKGKPPIMNVSCTYDL, from the exons ATGAACGTTTCTT ATCTAGGAAAGAAGAACACCAACAACCACGTTCAAGTAAAGAAGGAGAGTAAACCTACGATAAAGATAAAGAAGACGACTGGCTCGAGCCTCGGCAATCATCCGTACTTTATTTTAACTATGAGGCCTTCTTATAGAGAGTGTGGTTTG TATCTTCCTGTTGAATTTTCGAAATCAAATGGTTTAAAAGTAGGAGAAATGATCCTTATAGGTGATAAAGGTGGATCATGGAAAATTCGGCTTAAGAAAAAAGGTGAAAAATATTTAAGTTTTGGTCGTGGTTTTAGAGATTTCTGGGATGCGAATGGATTAGAGGTTGGTGATGACTACAAGTTTGTGCTCGTCGAGAAGGAGAAGGGCAAGCCTCCcatcatgaatgtttcttgtacGTATGATCTTTGA
- the LOC110884151 gene encoding B3 domain-containing protein REM10-like isoform X1, translating to MIYYFTWSPLAQTSSIYPSTARNLPAAMTDPPNHFFKFIPPGFKFNLSIPKSFLTKLDGWRGKKAILRRGCHNWAVHIGDGGVFGDGWSKFVVENGVQEFDIIVFKHQGNMVFDFLVFDPSACERQYPNLPKEVEVSLPQSSDSLHTHERSKILKKRKRADYSSQSKDERLRLDDDSCFVTVMTPYNITSSRLSVPLKFARSNGLTTKRMRTQIVLVDEAKRTCPAELHIRTDQIRLTGWHKLMIKNGLKVGDACMFKLVEEGEVPVFNFYNLGKKRTNNYIPVKEESSSRIKKMDNASCDNHPYFILSMKSYSREAGLYLPIEFSISSGLDIGEMILRDDEGRSWKTQLRKSGEKYLCFNRGFRAFWDVNGLKVGEEYKFVLVENEKGKPPVMNVSYLGKKNTNNHVQVTKESKPTIKIKKTTGSSLGNHPYFILTMRPSYRECGLYLPVEFSKTNGLKVGEMILIDAKGGSWKIQLKKKGEKYLSFGRGFRDFWDANGLEVGDDYKFVLDEKEKGKPPIMIVSYLGKKNTNNHVQVKKESKPTIKIQKTTGSSLGNRPYFILTMRLSIRECGLYLPANFWISNGLKVGEMILRDDRGRSWKVQLNKHGKKRLYIGRGFRDFWVANGLMEGNAYKFELAENEKDKPPVVNFSLAVDSTPSEIEDRHPSSAK from the exons atgatATATTACTTTACGTGGTCTCCATTGGCTCAAACAAGTAGCATCTATCCATCTACAGCTCGAAATCTACCAG CAGCCATGACTGATCCTCCAAATCACTTCTTCAAGTTCATTCCACCAGGCTTCAAGTTTAACCTT TCGATTCCAAAATCTTTTTTGACGAAGTTAGACGGATGGAGAGGCAAGAAAGCAATACTGAGACGAGGGTGTCACAATTGGGCCGTGCACATTGGCGACGGAGGGGTTTTTGGTGACGGTTGGAGTAAGTTTGTGGTGGAGAATGGAGTGCAAGAGTTTGACATTATTGTGTTCAAACATCAAGGAAACATGGTGTTTGACTTTTTAGTGTTTGACCCATCTGCATGTGAAAGACAATATCCAAATTTACCTAAAGAAGTAGAAGTCTCTCTCCCACAATCTTCTGATTCACTTCACACACATG AGAGGTCAAAGATTCTCAAAAAGCGCAAGAGGGCTGACTATTCGTCTCAAAGCAAAGATGAACGTCTTCGACTCGATGACGATAGCTGTTTTGTGACTGTAATGACACCTTATAATATCACAAGCTCAAGATTG AGTGTTCCGTTGAAATTCGCTAGATCAAATGgattaactaccaaaagaatgcgtacacaaatagttctagtggacgaagccaAGAGAACTTGCCCAGCAGAACTCCATATCAGGACTGATCAAATTCGTTTAACCGGTTGGCATAAACTCATGATAAAAAACGGCTTAAAAGTTGGGGATGCGTGTATGTTTAAGCTCGTAGAGGAAGGAGAAGTGCCCGTTTTTAATTTCTATA ACCTAGGGAAGAAGCGCACCAACAACTATATTCCAGTAAAGGAGGAGAGTAGTTCAAGGATAAAGAAGATGGACAATGCGAGTTGCGACaatcatccttactttatttTATCTATGAAGTCTTATTCTAGAGAGGCGGGTCTG TATCTTCCCATTGAATTTTCAATATCAAGTGGTTTAGATATAGGAGAAATGATCCTCAGAGACGATGAAGGTAGATCATGGAAAACTCAGCTCAGGAAAAGTGGTGAAAAATATTTGTGTTTTAATCGTGGTTTTAGAGCTTTCTGGGATGTGAATGGATTAAAGGTTGGTGAGGAGTACAAGTTTGTGCTAGTTGAGAACGAGAAGGGAAAACCTCCCGTCATGAACGTTTCTT ATCTAGGAAAGAAGAACACCAATAACCACGTTCAAGTAACGAAGGAGAGTAAACCAACGATAAAGATAAAGAAGACGACTGGCTCGAGTCTCGGCaatcatccttactttatttTAACTATGAGGCCTTCTTATAGAGAGTGTGGTCTG TATCTTCCCGTTGAATTTTCGAAAACAAATGGTTTAAAAGTAGGAGAAATGATCCTTATAGATGCTAAAGGTGGATCATGGAAAATTCAGCTTAAGAAAAAAGGTGAAAAATATTTAAGTTTTGGTCGTGGTTTTAGAGATTTCTGGGATGCGAATGGATTAGAGGTTGGTGATGACTACAAGTTTGTGCTCGACGAGAAGGAGAAGGGCAAGCCTCCCATCATGATTGTTTCTT ATCTAGGAAAGAAGAACACCAACAACCACGTTCAAGTAAAGAAGGAGAGTAAACCTACGATAAAGatacagaagacgactggctcgAGTCTCGGCAATCGTCCTTACTTTATTTTAACTATGAGGCTTTCTATTAGAGAGTGTGGTCTG TATCTTCCCGCTAACTTTTGGATATCAAATGGTTTGAAAGTAGGAGAAATGATTCTTCGAGACGATAGAGGTAGATCATGGAAAGTCCAACTCAACAAACATGGTAAAAAACGATTATATATTGGACGTGGTTTTAGAGATTTCTGGGTGGCGAACGGACTAATGGAAGGTAATGCGTACAAGTTTGAGCTAGCTGAGAACGAGAAGGATAAGCCTCCCGTTGTGAACTTTTCGT TGGCGGTAGACTCGACTCCATCTGAAATAGAAGACCGTCATCCTTCATCGGCAAAGTGA